The Jaculus jaculus isolate mJacJac1 chromosome 1, mJacJac1.mat.Y.cur, whole genome shotgun sequence nucleotide sequence CATTTCCCTCTGGGCCTGTTGGCACATGTAGTAGTATTCAGACTTACAAAAACTAGAAAGCTTGGTATGctgtggtgcacatctgtaatccaagcCCTTAGAAGGCTAAAGCAGGAATGTTGTAAATACGacaccagcctaagctacatagcaaaaccctacctcaaaaagccaaaaaaggggctggagagatggcttagcagttaagcgcttgcctgtgaagcctaaggaccccagttcgaagctccaggctccattccccaggacccacgtaaaccaggtgcacaagggggtctatgcatctggagttcgtttgcagtggctggaggccctggcatgcccattctctctgcctctctccatcagcttgtcactctcaaatatataaataaaaataaacaaaaaaaaaatttttttaaagccaaaaaagggagctagagaaatgctttagcagttaaggtatttgcttgcaaagccaaaggacccaagtttgattcctcagtatccacgttaagtcagatgcacaaagtggcacatgtatctggagtttgtttgcagtggctaggagatcctgacacacccattctctccctccccctttctctctctctctctctctctctctctctctctctttctctctctctctctctctgcctctctttccccccacaaataaatagtttttaaaaatcttcttttaaaaaaagaaaaagcccccCAAAAATTCTGAAAAATGCCACAATGTGATGAACCTTGAAGGCGTAATGGTAAGAAACTACAAAAGATCAAATAAtgtgagtctaccctgagacatGCTTGGTGACAGCAAGTTCATAGAGACCGACAAGGAAACGTGCTAGGGACCAGGGGCTGGGGCACTGGAGAAGTTGACATTTTTGTTGGGGGCATggaagttttgaggtagggtctcactctagcccaggctgacttggaattcactatggagtcccagggtggccttgaactaatggtgatcctcctacctttgcctcacaagtTCCCGGtttaatggcgtgcgccaccatgcctggccaggccGTAATTAGTCGTACTGATGAGGAGGCACTCGGTGAGAAGGCTGCGGGTGGGTATCGTGGACAACTGAACCTCAGTGTTCCCAATGCACTTAACAACCCTGACCAGATGCAGACACAGGGAAGATGGTGGCAATATTTATGCTAGTCAAAACCCAGTTGAGAAAAGCAGCCAACCCCCTGGCTTGCTGTGTGGGTTCTGGCCTGGGCCCTAGTCTCAGACTCTGCATGGGGAGCCACTCTAAGTATGGGTGCTTAGTCATCTGTTTCCCAGCTGCCTGTGGGCCTCTGCACCAGGGGCTCTCCCCTTTTTTATGGCCCCAGTCCCTTACCTAGGCAGGAAGTGGGGGGAGCCAAGTCTAGCTGGCCCTGCCCATGCCACATCCACCTGAAACTGCCGCCCTGCCACACCCCAGGCCCACACCCTTCCTGCTGCCACTCCCACCCTGCCTCCAGCACTTTCTAGGTGCAGCCCTGCGTTTAGTGAGCAGCTACCAGGAACCACAGACTCCTGCCTGTGCTGAAGAAGCATCTGGCCTGCTCCAGGAGAGGAGGGTAGGGGTAGATGACCCACCAGCCACCCTGGAGAGGAAGCAATATTGGCGCCTCTGAGAAGCACCCTCCTCTGGAGTCAGCCCCAGGCTCTGCCcctgagcctctgtgtttctgtctaCATATGCCTGTGCTCTGACTGTGAGAACCCAAGATGGGAGATACACGGTGGACATGTTCATGGGCCCCCAAGGACTGACCAGAATTCAGGATGAAGAGCTGAGATGAGAAGCAAGAGACGGTGATGAAGAGTCAGGCTCAGGTGCAATCTACTGCTTCCCTCCTGAGGCAGGTGGTCGTACCTCCCAGAGTCCCAGATTCCCTTTCCTGCACGTTGGAGTCCTGAACACTTTGTACCTTGCCCCGTACAGCAGGACATTGACTTTGTTATGAAGGAGAATAGGTATTCCTTGTTAACTGACTGCTCACACCCACTGGAAAGCCAGGGAAGTTTAGTATGAATGCCACATCTTGCTGTATGTTCCTGCACCAAATGGCTGGCTCCTTATCCATACCAGAATCCTGAGCTCTTGGGGCAGGCTGCCTAACCCCCTCAGGCCCCCTGTCTTTAgccctcttcttttcctttccccagtCTTCAGCTGTCCTAGATGAGGCCTCAGGGGGCCCGGAAGGAGGTCCTGTGGGGGTGTCCCAGCTGGAGGCCAACTGTATGATTCAGCAGGCCTCTCTGCCTGCCCCAAGTGCCCCCCTTTCCTGGTAGTGTGGGTGTTGTACAGAGCCAGCTGGTCATTAGAGGGCCGGGGCCTTCCTGTGGGGTGGGTGCTTACCCTGGGCCAGGAGTCCAGGCCCAACCGGCAGGGCTGTTCCTGGGCGGCTGCCGGGCTAGGACGGATGGTAGTGTCTGCTGGCCCTGAGGTGACCTAAGCTCTGGAAACACAGGCTGGATATCTGGGCCAAGTTTCTTTTAGCTTTGCTTCTATCAGGCACCACAGGTGTGGGACCCCAGGACAGAGGAAGGTAAGCCCCACATAGCAGTGAGGGTCTCAGCTGATGGTGGGAAACAGACCTGTTGAGTCTCACTTAGCACCCTTGTTTCCCTACCTGTGAAGAAGACTAAAGAGGCCCTGCCTAGTGCAGACCCACAGCACTGCTGTGGTCATTGCCACCTCCAGTAAGTCCCCTGACACCACCACTAGCCCCTCATccatcccctagtacccacaggaGCACTTGGCATTTGCAAAGAGACCCTGTCCTATGAAGGACTTGTTACTATTGTGATTGGCATCATCAGTGTGAAAATAGTGGCACAAGTTAGCATAGCatatgcgtccggagttcgtttgcagtgactagaggccctggtgcacccattcttactttctctctctctctctccctgtctctgtctctaataaataagtaaaaatagaaaaaaaataataagtaaaaataatttaaaaaagaaaatagtggccCAGTCCCCTCCCTGGTGCTGCCCACTCCTTTCCCAAAAGGAATATACCACCTGACACAGGTATATAAGACTTGATGTGAAATCTAGATTCTGGCCAAGAAAAGAGGgcacctggcattcactctgtagtcccaggctggccttgaactcatgacagtcctcctacctctgcctcccaagtgttggaattaaaggtgtgcgccaccaggcccagctcagtttttatttaaaaaatacaaagaagtagctgggcgtgctggcgcacacctttaatcccagcacttgggaggcagaggtaggaggatcactgtgagttcaaggccactctgagactacatagtgaattccaggtcagcctgggctagagcaagacactaccttggagaaaaaaaaaaaggaaagaaagaaagaatagccaGGAAAAAGGTTGCAGTGGGCTGCCttggggctggggttacagggattttctttttcccatctcttgcatctttaaaaaatatttatttatttatttatttgagtgaaagaggcagatagaatgggtgtgttaaacaaactccagatgtatgtgccaccttgtgcatctggctttacatgaatactggggagtcaaacccaggcccttaggctctgaaggtaagcaccttaattaactgttgagccatctctcaacaTCCTCATCACTTGCTTTTTAATATTCCAAATGTTCTCTTATGAACATCCAAAGAGACATACTTTCCCTTCTCCAGTTTTGAAGacagattctgggctggagagacggcttagaagtaaaggcatttgcctgtgaagcctaaggacccaggtttggctccctaggacccacgtaagccagaggtacaaggtggcacatgcacacaaaatggtgcacatgtctggagtttgatggcagtggctagaggtcctggcatgccagttttctccctccctctctctttctctcttcctccctcctcaataaataaaaaaaagtcaaattatcAGGCACCTCCCAAATCCAGCCAGATTGGACTCTTCAGCAGGGAAGAGAGGGGGTCTGTTTCCCTgctgtttcctgttttctttctttcttcttttttttctttttcttttttgaggtaggatctcactctagcccaggcttacctggaattcactttgtagtctcagggtggccttgaactcatggcaatcctcctacctctgcctcctaagtactgggattattaaaggcatgcaccatcacgcccggctgtttCCTGTTTCTTTCAGCCACCACACCAGAGGTCATTTCACAGGAAGTCATGCATGTCCTCTCTCTTGCAACCCCTCCCCAGTGAGCCTCTCATATGTGCTACTTGCAGCTCTATCTACACATGCAGTGTACACACACAGAGTATAAGTGAGTTcttgccaggggtggtggcacacacctttaaccccagcactcgcaaggcagggatatatctctgtgagttcaaggacagcctgagactacatagtgaattctaggccagcctgagctagagtgagactctacctcaaaaaaaaaaacaaaaaaacaaacaagcaaacaaaaaacacttgagttctttgtaagcCTCTCTCCTGTCTTTCCTCACACTACATAAATTTCTTCCTGTCATGGCTGCAATCTCATAGGGATTCCAGTCCCtgagggtgtttttttgtttgtttatttgttttttttgttttttttttttgttttgttttttcaaggtagggtctcactctagctcaggctgacctggagttcactatgtagtctcagggtggccttgaactcatggcgatcctcctacctctgcctcccagcttctCCTGAGGGTTTTAAACGGCCCTATAGTCAGCCTGATCATTCAGTAAGTAAGCTCAAGACAAATGCTCTGGAAAGAGTGCAATCTGTCAACATGAGCCCTACCCTCACAGTTCAGGCTCCTGTCTGTTAAATGGGGAGACTGCCTAACAGCCCACCAGGCAACAAATCACCATGTGGTTTCTGCACAAGGGCCTGTTGGCAGCCGTgcatgttgctgccagactcttaACTCCAAATGTGTGATCAATTCGGAACAATGGTGGCATTTTTATTGTCTTCTTCCTCTGATCCTTGGGGCCCAAGAACGTTAGGCCACCCTGTGGTAACCTCCTCCTACGGGTCCCTTTTAGGTTGAACCATGATTCCGGTGACAGAGCTCCGCTACTTTGCGGACACACAACCAGCATACCGGATCCTGAAGCCATGGTGGGACGTGTTCACTGACTACATCTCCATCGTCATGCTGATGATCGCTGTCTTTGGGGGTACACTGCAGGTCACCCAAGACAAGATGATCTGCCTGCCTTGTAAATGGGTCACCAAAGACTCTTGCAACGACTCATTCCGAGGCTGGGCGTCTCCCAGCTCAGAGCCCACCTACCCTAACTCCACAGTCGTGCCGACGTCGGACACAGGCCCCACGGGTATCAGATATGACCTGGATCGCCACCAGTACAACTACGTGGACGCTGTGTGCTACGAGAACCGCCTACACTGGTTTGCCAAGTACTTCCCTTACCTTGTGCTTCTCCACACCCTCATCTTCCTGGCCTGCAGCAACTTCTGGTTTAAGTTTCCACGCACCAGCTCAAAGCTGGAACACTTTGTGTCTATCCTGCTGAAGTGCTTCGATTCCCCGTGGACCACAAGGGCCCTGTCAGAGACAGTGGTGGAGGAGAGTGACCCCAAGCCAGCCTTCAGCAAGATGAACGGCTCCATGGACAAGAAGTCATCAACGGTGAGTGAGGATGTGGAGGCCACCGTGCCCATGCTGCAGCGGACCAAATCTCGGATCGAGCAGGGCATTGTGGACCGCTCCGAGACGGGGGTGCTGGACAAGAAGGAAGGGGAGCAGGCCAAGGCACTGTTTGAGAAGGTGAAGAAGTTTCGCACCCACGTGGAGGAAGGGGATATCGTGTACCGCCTCTACATGCGGCAGACCATCATCAAGGTGATCAAGTTCATCCTCATCATCTGCTACACCGTCTACTACGTGCACAACATCAAGTTCGACGTGGACTGCACCGTGGACATCGAAAGCCTGACTGGCTATCGCACTTACCGTTGCGCCCACCCTCTGGCCACACTCTTCAAGATCTTGGCATCCTTCTACATCAGCCTCGTCATCTTCTACGGCCTCATCTGCATGTACACACTGTGGTGGATGCTGCGGCGCTCCCTCAAGAAGTACTCGTTCGAGTCCATTCGCGAGGAGAGCAGCTACAGCGACATCCCCGATGTCAAGAATGACTTTGCTTTCATGCTGCACCTCATCGACCAGTATGACCCACTCTACTCAAAGCGCTTTGCTGTCTTCCTGTCTGAGGTGAGTGAGAACAAGCTGCGGCAGTTGAACCTCAACAACGAGTGGACGCTGGACAAGCTGCGGCAGCGGCTCACCAAGAACGCACAGGACAAGCTAGAGCTGCACCTCTTTATGCTCAGTGGCATCCCCGACACCGTGTTTGACCTGGTcgagctggaggtcctgaagctGGAGCTGATCCCTGATGTGACCATCCCGCCCAGCATCGCCCAGCTCACGGGTCTCAAGGAGCTGTGGCTGTACCACACGGCAGCCAAGATCGAGGCTCCGGCCCTGGCCTTCCTGCGAGAGAACCTGCGGGCCCTGCACATCAAGTTCACGGACATCAAGGAGATCCCGCTGTGGATCTACAGCCTGAAGACGCTGGAGGAGCTGCACCTGACGGGCAACCTGAGCGCCGAGAACAACCGCTACATTGTTATCGATGGGCTGCGGGAGCTCAAGCGCCTCAAGGTGCTGCGGCTCAAGAGCAACCTGAGCAAGCTGCCACAGGTGGTCACGGACGTGGGCGCGCACCTGCAGAAGCTGTCCATCAACAACGAGGGCACCAAGCTCATCGTGCTTAACAGCCTCAAGAAGATGGTGAACCTGACCGAGCTGGAGCTGATCCGCTGTGACCTGGAACGCATCCCCCACTCCATCTTCAGCCTCCACAACCTGCAGGAGATCGACCTCAAGGACAACAACCTTAAGACCATCGAGGAGATCATCAGCTTCCAGCACCTGCACCGCCTCACCTGCCTTAAGCTGTGGTACAACCACATTGCCTACATCCCCATCCAGATCGGAAACCTCACCAATCTCGAGCGCCTCTACCTGAACCGCAACGAGATCGAGAAGACCCCCACCCAGCTCTTCTACTGCCGCAAGCTGCGCTACTTGGACCTCAGCCATAACAACCTGACCTTCCTCCCCGCTGACATTGGCCTCCTGCAGAACCTCCAGAACCTGGCCCTCACGGCCAACAGGGTGAGTGGTCTGCCAGGGCTGGTGTGGCCCCCACGAGTGTCGCAAGACAGCCAGTTCCCCACCCAGTCAGAATCTCTGGGGTTGGGAGTCTCTTTGTTACAAAATGATCCAGAGTTCTCCCTCCAGGAGAGGTGGTATGACCAGGCAGGATCTATGCCCCGTGGTCTTGAGCTAGGCTTCTCACAGGCAGGCATGTGCGCGCACAGCAGGTACAAAACCAAAGTTCTCTTGGGCAGGGTGGTGGCAGGCAGGGATTAGCCTGGCTTGAGATAACACTTCAGCCTGTTCACAGCCACATCCAGGAGCCAGGCTGGGTCCACTAGCAAGAGAAACCATGTGGGTGGCTCCGCTGGCTGAGGTCAGGTGGCCTCTGCAGCTGCCTGCATCGTTCTCATCCCTCTCTCTGCACTAGGGGGTAGTGGTAGGCAGACTTGGGCTTAGGTAGAGCCAACTTGTCACCACCTGCCTTCCTAGAGAGGAAGAGTTGTGCAAAACACTGGGGGCCAGCAGTCTGGGAGGAATGCCTTTGAAACTGTtggtgcccccccacccccagccccgtgTGCCCATCCTTTGCCTGACTGGAAAGTCTCCAGCCAGTGGCCCCCTTAGTGAAGGAAGGTGGTTGGGGTTGAGGGCAGGTTACTCCTGTAGTTTGTGATTGGTCTCTCAGTAGAAACCAAGCCTGGATCACTGGGGAAGAGTGCCTCATCCTGGGTGCCTGCAAAACTTCCTGGCCTTACCAGGTGGAAAGTCTTCCTATGGGTGATGAGGTGGGAGGTGAGGTCAACAATCTGGAGGCAGAGAACTGGGGAGCCAATTCAGCCACCACCTCAGTGCCTCCATCACAGCAGGCACCATCCTAAAGCATCCCCTTGTGGCACCTGTCCTCCAACCACAAGCTCTCGCCAGCTGCCTCAGACAGGAGGGCAGCGGCTCAAGGACAAGCAAGGACAAGCACACCTTCTCCACCTCACTGGAGGGTCCTAGCCCCCTGCTGACAGCTGGGAagcctccttcctctgtccttaAGGGACCCTTGGTACAGAGCAGCTTGCCTCCTCTGTGGCAGAGGGATCGTgacaaatcctttcttctttcctgagtGATGACTCATGGGTATGTTTAAGGACAAGGGATCCCATACCAGGTTGTTTCACAATAGCAGCGTCTGCAAGCCCCCTGAGAAGGGGATTTGGAGTCCCATGAGGGGGAACCACGCTGGGGAAGCAGTGGGTAAACATCTTTACTGGGCCTGAGGGATGCTGTGGCACATTAGAGCGTGGTTACCCCTGGAGTTGGGTCAGACTCTTAGTCACCCACCCTGAAACACCCGCTATGCCCCAGGTGCTGGGCTAGGCCCTCCTTATCCTACCCCCCACACCTGGGTCCACACACCAAGCTTGCCTGTTAGTGTCATGCCTGTTGGCTGAGGTCACCCCTCAGGAAAGCAGCTGTAGAGGCATGCATCCCTGTTCAGGAAGGAGACCCTGCTTAGCACAGTGCTTAATCATATCCTGTCCCCACCCCCCTGTAGCACCAGAAGCCTTTATAGGGAAAAAAGTTTGCTTAGGCTAGATAGGCCCCTCCTTTTAGGCATTCGCCTTCCTACACTCTCTGGGGCCTTGTGAACCACTGTGGACTATGGGCAGGGTGGGACACGTGTGGCCTTGCTTTGGACCTGGGTGCTCTTTCCCCCGACTTCTAATGAATACCTCCACAAGGAGGTATTCATTCGTATACTCAGTGATCCCATTTGGAGTGGTTTCTGAACATTCCAGTCCAGCTGTGGTGGACTAGGGCCCTGGCTCACTAAGAAGCAGGTGCAGTTGGCGCTTTTCTGGGGCACAGGGAAGAGGAGCCTCCAAATGAAAGGGGACGTCACCTGACCCTGAAGGACCAGAGGCTGTGACCAGGCAAAGAGGAGAGTGAGTGTAGGCTCTTGCTGGGCTGGGAGGCACAATGAGGAACTGCCATGGCATGTGGACTTTTCCCTGAGGGCAGAGGCAGCCCTGTGCTCCGAGCCGCCCGAGGCTTCTGTCCTTCACTTCAGTGTCAGTGTCTCTTCATTTGTTTAATGTCTGGACGCCTTGCCAGCCCACAAGTGACGCTGCAAGGGCCTTGCTCTTAGTCAGTGCCTGACGAGGAGCAGTGTTGCCAGAAGTACTCTTGATGGCAGGGATGAAGGAGCTGATGTCCTGTTGTGGGAAGCttactttctgttttgttctgttttgtgttgGGGTGCTTgagattaaacccagggtctcacactTGCCAAACATGTACATGTTCTGCCTCTGAGCTGTACTTCCTGCCTCAATAACTTAGTGCAGCAGGGCGTGAGTTTGAGAGGCAGGGTCAACAGTGAGGTGGGAGGCCTGAACAGGCCAAGGATGCTAGAGACAGACACAAGAATGGATCTGggagacttatttatttgagagcgacagacaagagaaagaggcagacagatagagaatgggcatgccagggcctccagccactacaaacgaacgtcagatgcatgtacccccttgggcatctggcttatatgggacctgggaaatcaagccttgaaccagggtccttaggcttcataagcgagtgcttaatcactaagccatatctccagccctcagtgtttctttttaaaatatttttttatttatttgagagagaatgggtgcaccaaggcctctagccactgcatgtaccaccttgtacatctggcttacgtgggtactagggcctcaaacctgagtccataggctttgcagtcaagcatcttaactgctagctaaatcatctctccagcaccaactcaaggtttcttgtttttttttttttttttggcgggggggagtttcaaggcagggtctcactatagcccaggctgacctggaattccctatgtagttttagggtagccttgaactcatggcgatcctcctacttctgcctcccgagagctaggattaaaagcatgtggcaccacgcctggcaaggtttcttttggtttttcgaggtagagtttcactctagtccaggctgacctggaattcactgtctattctcagggtggcctggaactctcagctatcctcctacctctgcctcccgagggctggtagtaaaggtgtgcacctccatgcccagctggtttctttttttttaaaactttatttttattttccttgtttgagagagagtttggcaggtagagagaatgggtgtgccagggccttcagccactgcagacgaactccagactccttcatctgtcttacatgtgtcctagggaatcaaccctgggtcctttggctttgcagacaagcgccttaaccactaagccatctctccagcccccaactcaaGATTTCTTTATAAGCTGCTGAATAGATGGAGGGTCGTTGAGACCTATGGGAGAACATGTGTCCTGTGTCAGAGGCCTGGAGCTCCCAAGACGTCCTGGGGCCCATGTTGCATCTACCTGAAACTTGAGGAGTCATCTTCACTCAGCTTGTGAAAGAGGGGTCTTTGGCATGGTCACCCAGGAGAGAGGCAAGGAAGGACATGGTTTGCTTCGAGTGTTAGGGCAGAAGAGGAAGGTCACATTGGAGCATGTGGCCCCGTGTGCTCTGGGAATCAGCGAAAGGAGAACAGCTGTAGGATCAGCTGGTGATTGGCCAGAGTCAAGGTTGGACAGAAGGACAGAGCTGGACTGTCCTGAGCAGAGAAACAGCATCCTTCCAGATGGTTGGTCAGGAAA carries:
- the Lrrc8a gene encoding volume-regulated anion channel subunit LRRC8A, with amino-acid sequence MIPVTELRYFADTQPAYRILKPWWDVFTDYISIVMLMIAVFGGTLQVTQDKMICLPCKWVTKDSCNDSFRGWASPSSEPTYPNSTVVPTSDTGPTGIRYDLDRHQYNYVDAVCYENRLHWFAKYFPYLVLLHTLIFLACSNFWFKFPRTSSKLEHFVSILLKCFDSPWTTRALSETVVEESDPKPAFSKMNGSMDKKSSTVSEDVEATVPMLQRTKSRIEQGIVDRSETGVLDKKEGEQAKALFEKVKKFRTHVEEGDIVYRLYMRQTIIKVIKFILIICYTVYYVHNIKFDVDCTVDIESLTGYRTYRCAHPLATLFKILASFYISLVIFYGLICMYTLWWMLRRSLKKYSFESIREESSYSDIPDVKNDFAFMLHLIDQYDPLYSKRFAVFLSEVSENKLRQLNLNNEWTLDKLRQRLTKNAQDKLELHLFMLSGIPDTVFDLVELEVLKLELIPDVTIPPSIAQLTGLKELWLYHTAAKIEAPALAFLRENLRALHIKFTDIKEIPLWIYSLKTLEELHLTGNLSAENNRYIVIDGLRELKRLKVLRLKSNLSKLPQVVTDVGAHLQKLSINNEGTKLIVLNSLKKMVNLTELELIRCDLERIPHSIFSLHNLQEIDLKDNNLKTIEEIISFQHLHRLTCLKLWYNHIAYIPIQIGNLTNLERLYLNRNEIEKTPTQLFYCRKLRYLDLSHNNLTFLPADIGLLQNLQNLALTANRIETLPPELFQCRKLRALHLGNNVLQSLPSRVGELTNLTQIELRGNRLECLPVELGECPLLKRSGLVVEEDLFNTLPPEVKERLWRADKEQA